A segment of the Labrus mixtus chromosome 15, fLabMix1.1, whole genome shotgun sequence genome:
AAAGAGGAAGTGTTGACATTTAATGCTGTTACATGACTTCCTTCTGATGCAACTGTGGACTTTGTTTAAGTGGGCTTCAATGACTCGCGTTGACAAACAGCTCATTTTCAAGAATCAGGAAGATGGTAATCTCTGAGTGTGTAACATGCTGGAAAATGATGGTTATGGCACATGAGACACTCCTGGGGATAAGGACGTTAAGCAGCTTACATAACAAAGCCTTTAAGTACTGGTATGTCTGCTTTGTAACACATaagacactttattgtccctgtaAGTATACAACTAAACTTTGTTTTGTGACTCTCTCGGACAAATAGCGTCACTCAGAGTGAATAAGACTATAAACTTGTTGGTTTAGCTTCATTTCCTCCACTTCATTCCTCCCTGCgctctttgtttgtgtggcTGAGGCGTTAAGCGTGGCCTCGCTATGTGAACTAACCTGTCTCCATGGCAGATCTCTTGTCTTTTCCTTCCATCGAATGACACCCAGGCTGTGTTTCTGGCATCACGGGACAGCATTATCTGATAAACAACAAGCACAGAATTCAGAATTAATTAAAAAGCCAAGAATGGACATGGTTATGTATTCACCGTTTAAAGGTAGAACGTTTTGACCCTCATAATTTAACATTCTTATACCTAATTATATCAGAAATGTAAACCTGCGTTATCCTTTGAGGTTTATGTTTAACTTTTGGACAACTGCAAACAAGTCGAGATTCAAAATGTAGTCAGACTcacataaatataatttaaggTAAATCAGTTGGCTAGCATACTGCACTATAATAATGCCTTTGTAGTCATATAGTCatcttttacagacttgcttttatgtgatgtcgtcttcttaatgtcttttcttactggctttactatttttatcttcttttacttcttactgttcttttatttatgctcttatctcgtatttatgctcctatcttaacttgtgttttaacttggtcatttcttatcttacttactttgtctatttatgttttatatgtatatatactttttatttgtattaatattattgttttttgataattcattcacttgtttctatttcttttcctgctcttaccttcttattgctgttatcttttgatttgcttttagctcttttagtttcttacgtctttttaaatctttgctcctcttggtctcagctcttgttgttgggttcttgtgttctTCATCagggttcttatcatggttcttgtgatggttgggttatatatgtctgttgggtattgtgcactatgggttcttttctgttctttttagtattttgcatttgttatattcttgctgttgtttatgttcttctgtgtttggtttagtttgctttgttcttgtttttgctgtttgtcaaagcactttgtaaacctgtgtttttaaaaggtgctatataaataaagttattattattattattattatatgacCAAGTGTGTGAAGAACCCAAAATGTTACAAAGTGCCAGTTTAAGCGTCATATCTGatgtagtagtgtgtgtgtgtgtgtgtgtgtgtgtgtgtgtgtgtgtgtgtgtgtgtgtgtgtgtgtgtgtgtgtgtgtgtgtgtgtgtgtgattaagaATAAATCACTTCTTCACCGGTCATTTGAAATACCTTGAGCTCCACTCCAGCAGGCACCACTATGGGTCTGAAGGAGAGCGAGTGTGGGCAGATGGGAGTGATCATAATTGCAGGGACGTTGGGATGGATCATGGAAGCACCTGCTGCAACTGCATATGCTGTACTTCCTGTAGGTGTAGAGACGATCACACCTGGGCAGACatagagacacaaagagagaaaaacaacgtACTTAACACACGAGGATAGCAAGCAGTCAGGGTGAGCgaggggggtgggagggggggtgggggtgggggtttgATTTCAAAGTTAATGTTTTCATCGATGCACCACAGTGGATTTATTGAGCTGGAAATAATAATTTTATGAATATAGACCCTCTAAGTAACATAGATGCCCCCCATCAAGTAGACAAAGTAAAGTATTagctgataacatgtctacatACTGTTTTCCATTTTAACATATATCAGTGATTTCACACCTGaatttgcacagctctggattGGCATTTTTATAACGTAAATGCATTTACAACTGTCGTCATTGTTTTTACACACTCCAGCAAACAACACActtgtgtatttaaatgtttcatatttgagaCTGAGAagtaatgttaatgttaaagtatttattttttttaaatatagggcgtatttactttgtatttattttcacatcattttatttgctttgacaacctgctgctgtataaccacaatttcccagtttgggatcaataaagtaatccatctatctatctgttgTGTCAAACAAAGTAGCAGCTCCTCACATTGAAAAAGctgaaaccagaaaacacaacggGCAATATGCTTAAGTTTACAACTATACAAAGAACTGATTGAAAGAACAATTTTTACTGATTGCCTTAAGACTCATTCAGGCTATGCATCAACATTTCAGCAGGAACTGATCATGGAAACGTTTATAGATAATTAATATACTAGAATTTAATAGTATGTTTCTTTAAGCGAAAAGCAAgtattattttgcttttttacgTCGACAAAGTTTTGCATGATAATAGGGCTGTCGCGGGAAGCGCAAAAATGAATAACCGGGGTAAAAACAAGCCAACCGCCATGACGGCACGTGAAGTCACTTCATCCCGCCTACGgttcagacagacacaaaagaCAACTGGTAAACTAAACCAAATGTAACCCCGCCCCTTTCTTAACATTTCAGCAAAATGAAAAGGAGATCAATCTGATTGAGACGACTCAATTTGTAAAATCTGCACCAAACAGATGAGTGTGAAACGAGGAAACACATCCAATGTGAGCTCTCACCTGGCTGACAGTATCTGGCCTGCaagattgttttgatttggacttTTACTGATTTTATTATCTCTGGATCACCGCAGAGGAAATTGTTTCACCGTGAAAGCCCTACATGATGATTCATGTCCATGTTGTTAAGCTCAACATTACTTTCCTCACAACGAACCCTTTAAACATGTCTTTATGAAGACAGGCTCATAAATTAGACCCGACATCGAGTGGTTTTGTTCTGAATATTTGCAGGGTTCAATTTGATCCTTTTTAAAGAACTTTGTGTTTGACacttaaatgaaaatgatggtAATATTATCATCATATAGGAAGTTACAAAAGCCATGTATGTGAAGTACTGGCTGGATAAACAGGTACAACACATTGAGTAATAAGAGTAAACCAACATGAACAGCAGATCGTTGCTGGTGGAGCAGTATCATTTACCCAGATCTTCCTGGTAAATCAGCATTATAAGCACAGCTATTCTGGTCTACTAGCACAGCTCTGTTGTGTCAACTAATTAACTCTGAGCAGATAGGACAAACATGAACCAGCATCACGAGCACACTGATCAATGCAAGTGTTGCGTAATGAAGGAAACATCGAAGCACTTTTTTACTAAATCAAAGTTAAATTTGCCAATATCAAAACTCTCATTAAAAAACTCTTTACACTTCACAgcagtgaaaagaaaacaccatCTCAAGTGGTTAATATGTGCTGTTCCTTCATTGTACTGATGATATTAacagtatgagtgtgtatataATATGTGGAATATAATCTGATACAAACAGGAGATAGTTTGGTGAGATGACTGAACACATTTAGGTTTCTGTGGAAGATGAGCATCTCCATACACTTATtgcactactttaaattaacctGCACACCTTCATTCCATGACGTTAGAAATGGAAGGTATCAAGTTTGCTATTATCTTCACTTCCAATGCATGAAGTGTTTCCCATAGAGAATATATTTGGGGTAAGGATTGTTGAAACTGCAGCACCATTCACAGCTGATATGAAACCAAAACTGTAGACTTAGCACCTACTCAGGAGCAGGTTAGGTGTGCAGCGTAGGTTTCACTTGTGATGGTGGTAAAAAAGAGAgcacttcttttaaaaacaaggctTTCTTCCCACTCTGGGTTGACAAGAGTTAGTAGTGGATCATTTCTGTCCTGACAATATTTGAATTCCAGTTGATGTcttaatttcaaacatgtaaaaaaaaacaacagtagctgtaattaaaaataggtagaaaacaaatcaaacaaatacagaacaaaaagacacaatcCTTCATTCCCTCTTACATTTGACATGCCAAAATGAGAAGGAATAAGTTAAAACTAATTTAATCCGACCCCCTTTTTCCATTCCttacacaacaaataaaaacagaagatggGACCTGTCAAAACTGTCTCTCCATTCTGAGATCAGGGTCTGCGTTTAGTTTAGAACACgtttgaaggtttatttttggccttttctgcatttatttagagatagagattggagagagagagggagagagtggggaatgacatgcaggaacgGAGCCACAGGTTAGACTGAACCCGGGCCGCCGCCCGCCTTGAGGACCACAGTCTCTGTACACAGGGCGCGaccactaaccactaggccccCCCTTCCTCCAAAAGTGTAAGACAACTGTGGCTGTCTAGACTGAACTGAAGTCTAGTAGTTTGATCTGAAGTTTGAGAATTAGGGCTCAAAGAGGACTATTCATGCTTTTAGTCATAAAGTCATAATTGTACATCTATAGTGAAGACAATGATGTTCTTTTGTGTATAACATATAATGAATGTCTGAAAAGTTGTGTTGTTCAGGGAGGCTAGAAACGCAAAGTATCTGATTTAAAAATCCTAATTTGAATCACTATAAAAACCTTTATTAGAGGGggatttcagtgtttttgtcttttatttttattgcaagtttttattttgtaaatccaGTCAGGAGTATAGCGTGGACAGTTTTGAGAGCTGGGTAATTTCTGGTTAGATAAACATGCAACGTTAACGTGCAGCATCTtggtctgtttttaaaatacattggCTTGTCATGTGGTCAGTTACCATAAAATCCAAGAAGGACGCACTCGTATTATTGTTACTTTGATTTCACTAAGTTTCCCTGTTTTGTGCTACGTCGCTTGACTTGTCATGAGACATTATCACAAGAGATTTATGAGATTTATTTAATCTATAAGTACACTTTTGATTTCGAGTGAAGGctatttgtgcctttattttgaaaggacagcGAAGGatgacaggacatgttgggaaaTTATTTTAGGCTCAGACTCGACCTCTGCAGGGAGTGTAGCCCTCTGAACGTGAGGTGCGCCTCTCTAACCATTAAGCCAAACCGGCACCCTGACGAAGGCCTTCAGATACTCAGTTCCGTTAATCAAAGAGCAAGCCTGACAAACGTATCAACTTCCCCCACAGATCTGATGAATATACAGCTCTCTGTGACTCTTGACGAGTTCAACAGCAGGGATTCTAGACTGAACCCATTTAGTGTTTACATTCTCACAGAGTGCtaaacatcaacacacataCTCAGACTCACCATCTCCCTGCACTGTCGTAATGAGGTGTCCATCGAGGAAGAGGTCAACATTGGAGAGATATGAGGAGGGACCTCTGTCCACCACCACCTCGTTAAGAACCTGAAACACATCCACATGTGAAAcctgaaacacattcacaatcAGCCATAAACACGTCTCGGCACTATTTGACATGTCAACGAGTGTGTTAACGTGCCAGTATGGTTTTTTCTGTGTTAAGTTCTCCCAACGAAACCAGTATGGCATGTTAGCACCTGAGCCTGAGGCATGTTTAGTGGTTACAAAACAAAGTGCCTGAGGTGGTGAGAAAACCTGACAAAACTATACACACATAAAGCTGGTGTACCGGTGTTTactggtgcacacacacatttaaaacaattaaactagagatgcaccgattgcAATTTCTCTGGCCGATTCAGATTTTTATCTGTTCTGACCTGCCGATACCAATTTTGGCCGATACcgattttctgtctttaaagctCTATTATTGACAGCAACAgcaaagaacattttgaaaatgtctttgatttaaatatatttttatttataataaaaccTGACTGTTAAGTAACtttttgttacaaaaaaatatgaaaactccTGCAATGACAATCTCTCATGCTCACTCAAATGAATCTCCACTTGaagattttgaaaatcaaacccTTTGTTACAGGTACAGGTCTGTATTCTACTTTAGTTTAAAGCCATAATTTATATGGTAAAAGTGTctatgtaaagaaaaataaaacaataaaacattaactGAATTTTCTGCATTAAATTTTCACATTCTGGAGATTCAAACAGCCAGTCACACTCTTTATCCCTGTAGGTTGTTAATCTCATAAAtagatcaaattaaaaaagggtTACCCTGACTCACTTACAGACTCTCTCCTGTCtgcccctgtctctctctgcctttgtgATCGCTATTTAGTTTAAATCGTGTTTACCCATCAATTATCGATATTAATCAATAGCCTAATATGTCCTGCAAAGTTATAGGCTACTTCTAAACGTGCTCATACACTTGGGTTTCAGGTGTTCCTCCGTAACCAAATAATATTACAGagatattaattaaatattttaacgtTCTGCGCTCCCCAAGcctgggagggagagagagagagagagatatcgCGGGAGCGCGCACACAGGCCTAATACTACATGTACATACAGGCAGCTCAGAGCTTCCACAGGCAGCGAGGTGAGCAGGGAGCGAGTGCAGGGAAACGGTGTGTTTCTGCTCCTGTGTCGaacctttttctcctctgctgatcGGCATCTCACGTCTACACTGTCGACATGttgcttgttgtgtgtgtggctgtcccttagcgtgtgtttgtgtgatcgGCCTAAAATCGGCTATACTTGTGAGGACCAAGTCACATGCCGATCGATTGGTGCACCCTTAGTTTAAACAGATAACATTCCAGATGTGGAATGTGTGGCTCAAAATGTCAAAGGCCATTAACCTACATATAAGAAGGTCAGAACCACATATCTTGTTTTGATGACATAGTTTACCAACGTGGTTATTTGCTTACAGGTTTTAAGTCCACAGGCAACAGGGCATCATTATTTTGACACACATTGTTGACATGTGTTGTCCTCTTTATAGGCTAATGCTGTGGTTATTctgcactttgagtagtcagagggCTAGAGGAGCggtaaacaagctcaagtctattgaCAAATGACCAACATGTGGCTCAACTTAATGTGCCACTAGCATTAAAAGTCCATAATGgagttaatacatttttgtatATTCACACCCCAAAATCAGTCTCATGCAAATGGTCCTGTTATTTACTTTTGACAACAGTAGTATGattgtttattttggatttttttttttggggggggtgggctttttgcctttattggataagACAGCTTAAGAGAGACAGGTAATGTTAGGAGGAGGGAGtaaggggatgacatgcagcaaagggctgaggtcggaaaTTGAACACATGGCTGCTGCGACCAGTACTATAGTACtaagtaaaatgttttacttatttCAAAGGAGATGCTGGTTTTATGCAACGCTCTTACCTGATACTGTAGAGGTTTTCGACAACTGTCCATGTCCCCGTTGGTCAGGATGATTCCATTCTCATCCACTCTGGCCTTCTTATCCCAGTTCTCTTTAAATACTCGGACTTTCAAGCGACTTCGCAGGACAATGGCAGTATTACCTTCATGCAATAAACATACACATTaaatagggtttttttttttaaattatgactGAAACACTTCAGTATTTATGCTGTAGAGAGAGGCTGACAAAGAGGTAAACGTATTCAGTACCTTCAATAATTTGTGTGACCTGAGACTGGTAGGTGTCAAACTTCAAAGGTGTCAAAAAGCCCAAGGACCCCAGGTGGAAGGCCATAACTGGTGGAACGCTCTCCTACAAGGAAATCAATGAGAAGGATTGTTATGCCATCcaagaacatgtaaaaaaaaacgaaaaacaaaacacagcagctgaatTTAAAATGCAGAGCAGAATACCTGGAAGAGTGAGGACGCGTACAGCAAAGTCCCATCTCCACCAAGACAGATGATGAAGTCAACTCGGTTTGAGATGTCGTCAAGATCTgaaaaatatgaacataaagAACATCTTATCTAGAATCCCCAtctgattcttttattttggtacatgatggtgatgattggCTGGTTTTCATACCTTCTCTGAAAGTGCAGAATTTCTTTGTAATGGCTCCAAAGTTTTCATCACCTGAAATAGCTGGGTCCTCAAGAACTTTCTGTTCCACGTAAACAGCCATGTTTTTCACCTACAGCCAGACACAACCCCCCCAACCAACAGGATTAGCAAACGGCACTGCATAATACGAAAAATATAGCCATGTCTACAAGTTAGTCATTATTTACAGGTGAGGCCTTCCTTGTTAGATAGAGACAGCAGTAACCTATTGAAGTTAGGGTAACAGAGTCACCCAAGTCAAAGACAGCAACGCACGCATGTCTTTGCCCCAATCACTGCCTAGTAATATGTACATTCAATCTAACCCATCACAGTCTGTTGCTCACACTGAGTGGTGTCATGGGATACCTGGTCTTACCTCAGTGAGGAAAATGCAGAGCTCTTTGAAGGGCTCGAGTAGACTGGCATCTCGTATCTTTTTGATGACAAGGACACTTCTTGGTGGCTTGTTCCATGTTAGTCTTTGGCTGGCGGGATCCTGAATGTGcctgaaaagacaaacacatatttaactTGAGGGGAGGAAACAGGTTAAAACCTGAGTgtttgcccaagatttctgcctcttaaaaggacgttttttcttaCTACTGTAACTTATGCTAAAATGTTGCTAATGTGCTACACAATGGATTAATGCTTTGTAATGTAGCAATGAttaaagtcttttacctgctttttgtaaagcgtctcgagataacacttgttatgaattggctctatacaaataaagattgattaattgattacTGCTCAGTATCTACCCATTACAAGTTAAATCTTCAGGTTTAGGTTCTTGTCTCAAACCTTCAAAAACAGCACAGTCACACATCTCCTTATTCCCTTTGCTACACCTTTCATGATTAGATGACTCATTCACACTTCTAAATGAATTATAACTACATtatgagtctgtatctgtaCTAGAGACCACTTCTTAATAAGTCATGAGACGCCTTAGTCAGAAGCAAACAAATACAGTGGGAGCTAATGAAGTAGCTTTTGGACAATCAACAAACATTATGTGCATTCACATTCTTTCTAAAACACTGAAGTCCAGACAAATGAAAACAGGccagtttcctctttcctcctgtTTCATTATCCACTCAAAAAGCATCAAACTACAAACTATGTCCACAAATTCTAGTCCTGCACATCTTTGTATAATTATTGGACTGCAATTTTTAAAACTCTATCGGAGGTAACTGGGACATTTCTAAAACCTAATGCTATGACTGCCTTGTTTGGTGTCTCTCAGGTGCCCTTGCCTAAACCGCAATCAGATATAATCGCCTTTGTTACTTTATTGGCTCGACGCCTCATTCTAATGAGGTGGAAATCAACAACACCCCCTTACCACACCCTCTGGGTAAAAGAGATTTTCAATAACTTAAAACTTCGATATACATTGAAAGGATCCTCTCGTAAATTCAGAGAAATGTGGGGCCCCTTCCTTGTTTATGCAGAAAAGATTATTTTCCTACTTGTTCCTGAATAAGATCCTGCTCTGTCCTGCTGCTACCTCTTTGTCAATTAAGCCTTGTAATTACTGTattaatgtatgtatttattatttcttttttgtcttcccTCTTCTACTCTGCTTTAAGGACTGAGATTGTTATGCACACTAACAGCCGTGATCCATAGTATGACCAGACTGACCACCCTGttcaaatgttgtttgtttttgtttgttgatgttaaCCTTGCAACACTCTCACTCACAAGTACTGTGAACCTATTGCCTCTTTGTgtacaaaaatgtaataaacaaaactgttcaaaaaaaaaaaaaaaagcatcaaactATGTATATTcattaaatgcaaacacacaaaaacaaactggactgCAACAGATTATGTACAAAGGCAGTCATTACTACAACCTGATAGCACTGAATAGTATAGGCTCATGTGAAGAACAACAGATATCAAGGTCTAGTTAAACACTGACTTCAGTAAAACAGATCAAACCAAACATGTGGCAGTACTAGTAGAAAACTGAAGCTGTGCAGTCGTAATGACAGGTACAGGATACAAAGCAAAAACTTCATAAACATGTGAAGAAACAACGAGCTGTGTACTAGCCATCCACAGTTTTCCTGACCACCTCAACACATCCTCAGGTTCATGTCACATCAACCTCTAAATCTATCACTCCATCCCTGCACTGATacactttctcttttctcattCACAAACAGATCGAAAAGAAAGCTTTAACTCTTGACTTTGTCTTAACTTAAGACATACAGTTCTGACATGACAGCAGTTTAGAAAAGCCTGAAGCTCTCACACATCTTCAGTGAGTCCAACCAAGAGAgcacctgaaaaaaacaatgcaacagCTTGGAGCAGCCATTTAACATTTCAGCTCAAATCAAATACAttgttttctgttgaaaaagagaaagggaagaTGCCAGAAGTTCCTCTCACCATTTCCACACTTTGTTTGCGCTGTTGTTCCCGGCAGTGCCCTGAGGGATGCACTGATTAAACTTCATTGCTGTCCACATGTAACAAGGATGCTGTGTTCAGATTGACTCAGCTGTGAACAGAGCTCTGTCCCTGTGGCTCGCTCTGACGAAACAAACTCATTCTTCCTCTAACAACTTCCTTGAGTGCCAGAGCATTGTCAAGCAGCTGAAGAAGTTGAGTCAGTGCACTTCTTGCAGTCTTGCCAAGGGGTTATCTGAGAGGCAGCCAGGTGAGAGTCTTCTCTGTGTGCTGTCCACAGACAACAGGATAAACTCAAAACTCCTCCTCCGGATTCACCGTGGCTATATTTGTCCCACTGACGACTTAACACTAAACCTCCCTGGTGTATTCTGCTGTTGTATTTAAAGCTCTCACTCAGCTTAAGGTTGGCCTCATCTCTGTCTCCACCCACCTGTGCACTGAACTCGCCCATTTGAGGGAAGGGCCTTATTTTTCAGAAAGGTATGACTGAATATAACCATGACAGAGTCATGAGTCGTCCTTGGTGGATAAATACATCCATACATTGTTTGTCTCTCGACGTAAACACGCATACATACTGActgattatatatataaaacacagGCCCCAACTAAGTAAGAGAAACGGTGTCAAAACTCCAACTTTCAGACTTAAATCAATCATCTATTAATTGTCATATTACAGCCTGTGACTGCAAGATGAATGTTTCAAGCAACACACATGTagaacacaaatacaaatatcttCTAAATCCTACAGAAATTAAAGCATAATGAAACAATGAACTAATATCGCTTGATGCATATATACCTAGAACATAATAGTAGTAGTACAAAGTAGTATATTTAAGACTTGAAAATGGTTGAAAAGACAATTTGCGATACGTTATCTTTGTTTGACTTGGTATTTAGAAACAGCTTTCATTGACATAACAAGGATTTCCTCTCCCCTTGCCTCTAGTTATCGCCCTAACCTCTGTCTGCGTGGAACATTTGCCGCAAGTCGAGTGCGTCTGTGTCAGACACCGTGTTGACTTCTTGCTGTGAACGAAACATGTCGGCAGGCAGGTTTCTTTGAGTGACTTAGACTTGAGTTTCTATGGGCCTTTTCTCAAACCGGTCCCTCTACACTGCAGCACAGAGTGAACTCTTTTTGATGCCACACCCACAGCTGAGTGAAGTAGTTCTCATTAAAGGTGGAGGGTATCAACACAGCAGCGAGATTTGGGAGGAGGAACTCCCCTCACTCTAATGGAAACAGTGAGTTTTATGTTGCATATGGTGGCaattccttcctttttttttcatcctatCGTTTCAATATGATGTTTATATGATGATTCGTTTGAAGTAGGCTGTAtcctgaatacatttttatttaattttttacatttttatgaaagtgtttttaacGGATTTTGAGGCTTTTAAATTTGTGTGAGTGATTGCAGGGAACTGTTGTGTACATTGCGTCTCCCATGACGAACAATGTAAGGCGTTATACCAGTTCAGTAAGTCAGCATTGGTGCAGTCTCAATTTGGGGGGGTTTAACAACCCACACCACACTAAGAGGTTTTTGGACAGCACTCTATGTGGACGACTCTCCTTTGAGAGCGCAGTAATGGACTGgagtggaagtgtgtgtggagagggTGAAGGCAGGGCGTGGTTTGAGAAAGGCCCTgtgtctcctcccctctcgtcTGACACGCTGTTTCCACACTGGTACAATCAGCAAGTTTATTAGTCTACTATTACGTCTACAGAAACATCTAAATCCCAGTGAGATGATTGATATCCAGTGTTACAGTTTTACAGGACTGC
Coding sequences within it:
- the nadka gene encoding NAD kinase isoform X2 — its product is MWTAMKFNQCIPQGTAGNNSANKVWKWHIQDPASQRLTWNKPPRSVLVIKKIRDASLLEPFKELCIFLTEVKNMAVYVEQKVLEDPAISGDENFGAITKKFCTFREDLDDISNRVDFIICLGGDGTLLYASSLFQESVPPVMAFHLGSLGFLTPLKFDTYQSQVTQIIEGNTAIVLRSRLKVRVFKENWDKKARVDENGIILTNGDMDSCRKPLQYQVLNEVVVDRGPSSYLSNVDLFLDGHLITTVQGDGVIVSTPTGSTAYAVAAGASMIHPNVPAIMITPICPHSLSFRPIVVPAGVELKIMLSRDARNTAWVSFDGRKRQEICHGDSITITTSCFPVPSICFRDPVNDWFESLAQCLHWNVRKKQNYLEEEF
- the nadka gene encoding NAD kinase isoform X1, whose amino-acid sequence is MDCGEEVRVETAPYCCSTCDGGEVTGHCLVLQNRKTRSLSTSSAGCSSEYRRTQSLHGPSPVTTFGPKACMLQNPHAVMHIQDPASQRLTWNKPPRSVLVIKKIRDASLLEPFKELCIFLTEVKNMAVYVEQKVLEDPAISGDENFGAITKKFCTFREDLDDISNRVDFIICLGGDGTLLYASSLFQESVPPVMAFHLGSLGFLTPLKFDTYQSQVTQIIEGNTAIVLRSRLKVRVFKENWDKKARVDENGIILTNGDMDSCRKPLQYQVLNEVVVDRGPSSYLSNVDLFLDGHLITTVQGDGVIVSTPTGSTAYAVAAGASMIHPNVPAIMITPICPHSLSFRPIVVPAGVELKIMLSRDARNTAWVSFDGRKRQEICHGDSITITTSCFPVPSICFRDPVNDWFESLAQCLHWNVRKKQNYLEEEF